From the Candidatus Bathyarchaeota archaeon genome, one window contains:
- a CDS encoding UPF0147 family protein — protein MVRKKKSEEYEERTNHALFVLGEVSEDSTTPRNIRRAAKDSMNTLQSKEFTPAVRASNVISILDEILQDPNMPAYTRVKLWNVMSLIEAIKD, from the coding sequence ATGGTGCGTAAGAAAAAAAGCGAAGAATACGAAGAGCGAACTAATCATGCCTTGTTTGTGCTTGGCGAAGTTTCTGAAGACAGCACCACGCCCCGAAACATAAGGCGTGCAGCCAAAGACTCCATGAATACACTGCAGAGCAAAGAATTCACTCCTGCTGTGCGAGCATCCAACGTTATAAGCATACTAGACGAGATTTTACAAGACCCCAACATGCCCGCTTATACACGGGTAAAACTTTGGAACGTTATGAGTCTCATAGAAGCCATCAAAGACTAA
- a CDS encoding FAD-dependent oxidoreductase: MKYDVIVVGAGPAGIFSALELTEKNNLSVLVLDRGAEIDNRKCPSSRGFECKHCEPCSILSGWGGAGAYSDGKLTLSNEVGGWLNQYVSETELRSLVKYVDDIYLKFGASEQVYGGDVDKVDEIKRQAAAAGLRLIRQEVRHMGTEKCADTLRMMRKHLDSKITFMPRTDVKGLIAENHTIKGVETVNGEKYTGKYVIVAPGRGGAEWLQTEAQVRGLKTVNNPVDVGVRVEVSATAMERLTKVLYEPKLVYYSKLFDDMIRTFCVSPYGEVTTESYDGVLTVNGGSYAERKTENTNFAVLVSTSFTEPFREPIAYGKYIARLSNLLSGGVMVQRLGDLVAGRRSTPERLARSVVTPSLKNATPGDLSFVLPYRYLSDIREMLQALDKIAPGVHSRDTLLYGVEVKFYSSHLQLNNSLETKIHNMFTIGDGAGVTRGLIQASASGVIVAREILEREHLKA, from the coding sequence TTGAAGTACGATGTTATTGTCGTTGGTGCTGGTCCTGCAGGAATTTTTTCTGCTTTAGAGCTTACGGAAAAGAATAACCTGAGTGTTTTGGTGCTTGACCGCGGTGCAGAGATTGATAACCGCAAGTGCCCCTCTAGCAGGGGTTTTGAATGCAAACACTGTGAGCCATGCTCGATTCTTTCGGGCTGGGGCGGCGCAGGTGCGTACAGCGACGGAAAACTCACCCTATCCAACGAGGTAGGCGGCTGGCTCAACCAGTACGTTTCTGAAACTGAACTCAGAAGCCTTGTCAAGTACGTTGATGATATTTACCTAAAGTTTGGCGCAAGCGAACAAGTCTACGGCGGCGACGTAGACAAAGTCGACGAAATCAAACGGCAAGCCGCCGCCGCGGGTCTACGATTAATTCGCCAAGAAGTCCGCCACATGGGCACCGAAAAATGCGCCGACACCCTACGCATGATGCGCAAACACCTCGACAGCAAAATCACGTTCATGCCCCGAACCGACGTCAAAGGCCTAATAGCCGAAAACCACACCATCAAAGGCGTCGAAACCGTCAACGGCGAGAAATACACGGGCAAATACGTCATAGTTGCACCTGGACGAGGCGGCGCAGAGTGGCTGCAAACCGAAGCGCAAGTTCGCGGACTAAAAACCGTCAACAACCCCGTCGACGTAGGCGTACGCGTAGAAGTTTCCGCAACCGCCATGGAGCGCCTAACCAAGGTTTTGTATGAACCCAAACTGGTCTACTACTCCAAACTCTTCGACGACATGATCCGCACCTTTTGCGTTTCCCCCTACGGCGAAGTCACCACCGAATCCTATGATGGCGTTTTGACCGTGAACGGCGGCAGCTATGCTGAGCGCAAAACTGAAAACACAAACTTTGCGGTTCTGGTCAGCACCTCTTTCACTGAGCCGTTTCGTGAACCCATCGCTTACGGCAAATACATCGCGCGGCTATCTAACTTGCTTAGTGGTGGCGTTATGGTTCAGCGTTTGGGCGATTTGGTTGCTGGAAGACGCAGCACCCCAGAACGGCTCGCACGCAGCGTAGTTACCCCCTCCCTAAAGAACGCAACGCCAGGCGACTTGAGCTTCGTGTTGCCTTACCGTTACCTCTCAGATATTCGCGAAATGCTCCAAGCATTAGATAAAATCGCTCCAGGCGTCCACTCGCGCGACACATTGCTCTACGGCGTAGAAGTCAAATTCTACTCGTCACACCTGCAACTCAACAACTCGTTGGAAACCAAGATTCACAACATGTTCACCATAGGCGATGGCGCAGGCGTTACCCGCGGACTTATACAGGCTTCGGCTTCAGGCGTTATAGTTGCTAGGGAAATTCTTGAGCGTGAGCACTTGAAGGCGTGA